The following are encoded together in the Streptomyces rapamycinicus NRRL 5491 genome:
- a CDS encoding sugar ABC transporter substrate-binding protein: MTAAVLAAVLGTALAGCSDTGGKRAEERAAREAAAGGRAAVNTPKWTFAMVTHSGDGDTFWDIVQSGAKQAAVKDNIKFLYAHNEEGKEQAQLVQSYIDQKVDGLIVTLAKPDAMKSVVKKARKAGIPVITVNSGAEVSKAFGALTHVGQDETIAGEAVGDELGKRGQKKALCVIHEQGNVGLEQRCDGAAKTFDGKMEKIYVEGTNMPDVQSSIEAKLQSDKGIDTVLTLGAPFADTAAKAADQAGSKAEIDTFDLNAKVAASLQSGKLGFAVDQQPYLQGYEAVDLLWLNRYNADVLGGGKPVLTGPQIITKDDAAELASYTKRGTR, from the coding sequence ATGACCGCCGCCGTGCTCGCGGCGGTGCTGGGTACGGCGTTGGCGGGCTGCAGCGATACGGGCGGCAAGCGGGCCGAGGAGCGGGCCGCCCGGGAGGCGGCCGCCGGGGGACGGGCGGCGGTCAACACCCCGAAGTGGACCTTCGCGATGGTCACCCACTCCGGAGACGGGGACACCTTCTGGGACATCGTGCAGAGCGGCGCCAAGCAGGCCGCGGTCAAGGACAACATCAAGTTCCTCTACGCCCACAACGAGGAGGGCAAGGAGCAGGCCCAGCTGGTCCAGTCCTACATCGACCAGAAGGTCGACGGCCTGATCGTCACCCTCGCCAAGCCCGACGCCATGAAGTCCGTGGTGAAGAAGGCCCGCAAGGCCGGGATACCGGTGATCACCGTCAACTCCGGCGCCGAGGTGTCCAAGGCGTTCGGCGCGCTCACCCACGTCGGCCAGGACGAGACCATCGCGGGCGAGGCCGTCGGCGACGAGCTCGGCAAGCGGGGCCAGAAGAAGGCGCTGTGCGTGATCCACGAGCAGGGCAACGTCGGCCTCGAGCAGCGCTGCGACGGCGCGGCCAAGACCTTCGACGGCAAGATGGAGAAGATCTACGTCGAGGGCACCAACATGCCCGATGTGCAGTCCTCGATCGAGGCCAAGCTCCAGTCGGACAAGGGCATCGACACCGTGCTGACCCTCGGCGCGCCCTTCGCGGACACCGCCGCCAAGGCCGCCGACCAGGCGGGCAGCAAGGCCGAGATCGACACCTTCGACCTCAACGCCAAGGTGGCCGCCTCGCTCCAGAGCGGCAAGCTGGGCTTCGCCGTGGACCAGCAGCCGTATCTCCAGGGCTATGAGGCCGTGGATCTGCTGTGGCTCAACCGCTACAACGCCGATGTGCTCGGTGGCGGCAAGCCGGTGCTCACCGGTCCGCAGATCATCACCAAGGACGACGCCGCCGAGCTCGCGTCGTACACGAAGCGGGGGACCCGATGA
- a CDS encoding GntR family transcriptional regulator, whose protein sequence is MEEEDASGGAETLQLSVDRSSPVPLYFQLSQQLEAAIEQGRLAPGSLLGNEIELAGRLGLSRPTVRQAISSLVDKGLLVRRRGVGTQVVHSQVKRPLELSSLYDDLEAAGQRPATQVLRNTTEPATAQVAAALGVAEGEEVVLIERLRLAHGEPMAHLRNHLPVGLLKLDSAELEDTGLYRLMRAAGITLHSARQAVGARAATAEEGEQLGEPAGAPLLTMERTTFDDTGRAVEFGSHTYRASRYAFEFQLLVRP, encoded by the coding sequence ATGGAGGAAGAAGACGCTTCGGGCGGGGCGGAGACGCTCCAGCTCAGCGTCGATCGCAGCAGTCCGGTCCCGCTGTACTTCCAGCTGTCCCAGCAGCTCGAGGCGGCGATCGAGCAGGGGCGGCTGGCGCCCGGGAGCCTGCTGGGCAATGAGATCGAGCTGGCCGGGCGGCTCGGGCTGTCCCGCCCCACCGTCCGGCAGGCCATCTCGTCGCTGGTCGACAAGGGGCTGCTGGTGCGCCGCCGGGGCGTGGGCACGCAGGTCGTGCACAGCCAGGTCAAGCGCCCGCTTGAGCTGAGCAGCCTCTACGACGACCTGGAGGCGGCCGGCCAGCGCCCCGCCACCCAGGTGCTGCGGAACACCACCGAGCCCGCGACCGCCCAGGTCGCCGCCGCCCTCGGCGTCGCCGAGGGCGAAGAGGTGGTGCTGATCGAGCGGCTGCGGCTGGCGCACGGCGAGCCCATGGCCCATCTGCGCAACCACCTCCCGGTGGGCCTGCTCAAGCTGGACAGCGCCGAGCTGGAGGACACCGGGCTCTACCGGCTGATGCGCGCGGCCGGGATCACCCTGCACAGCGCCCGCCAGGCGGTGGGCGCCCGCGCGGCCACCGCCGAGGAGGGGGAGCAGCTCGGGGAGCCGGCGGGTGCGCCGCTGCTGACCATGGAGCGCACGACCTTCGACGACACCGGCCGGGCCGTGGAGTTCGGCTCGCACACCTACCGGGCCTCGCGCTACGCCTTCGAGTTCCAGCTGCTCGTACGCCCCTGA
- a CDS encoding TetR/AcrR family transcriptional regulator gives MSPAQPVRRRSDAVANRAALLDAAERVLLRDGPAVPLDVVAREAGVGIATLYRNFADREELYAAVVHRSYELVAALAQEAEDSAAPPLDALAGFLHGLLAERHHLALPLLGAPGPLLTDEADPLGSRISRSLAAVLKRGVGDGSIRPDATAADLVVTGAMLAHAQLPSDAWGRAARRVAALVLDGLRARPDTAPLPDGLTGTELDRVMTRGAGEAAAY, from the coding sequence ATGAGTCCCGCCCAGCCCGTGCGCCGCCGCTCGGACGCCGTCGCCAACCGTGCCGCCCTCCTCGACGCGGCCGAGCGGGTCCTGCTCCGTGACGGGCCCGCCGTGCCGCTGGACGTGGTGGCGCGCGAGGCCGGGGTCGGCATCGCCACGCTGTACCGGAACTTCGCCGACCGCGAGGAGCTGTACGCGGCCGTCGTGCACCGCTCCTACGAGCTCGTGGCCGCCCTCGCCCAGGAGGCCGAGGACAGCGCGGCACCGCCGCTGGACGCGCTGGCCGGTTTCCTGCACGGGCTGCTCGCCGAACGGCACCATCTCGCCCTGCCGCTGCTCGGCGCGCCAGGCCCGCTCTTGACGGACGAGGCCGACCCCCTCGGTTCGCGGATCTCCCGGTCGCTGGCCGCCGTCCTGAAGCGGGGTGTCGGCGACGGCTCGATCCGCCCCGACGCCACCGCCGCCGACCTCGTCGTCACCGGCGCGATGCTCGCCCATGCCCAACTCCCGTCCGACGCCTGGGGGCGCGCCGCCCGCCGTGTCGCCGCGCTCGTCCTGGACGGTCTGCGCGCCCGCCCCGACACCGCCCCGCTGCCCGACGGGCTCACCGGGACCGAACTGGACCGGGTCATGACCCGTGGCGCGGGGGAAGCGGCGGCCTATTAG
- a CDS encoding transporter substrate-binding domain-containing protein produces MRRTVTLSALAAVLAATAAGSALAVGSTSQPTAQAESARANAADRARQQRGTLLDRVPERGVLRVCTTGDYRPFSHRDPKSGAYTGIDIKMAGDLAESLDAKPKYVPTTWATLVDDLAAGRCDVGMGGVSVTLARARKASFSEPYLTDGKTPIVRCEDKDKYRTLEEIDQPGVRVVVNPGGTNEQFARAHIKQATLTVHPDNTTIFDEIIAGRADVMMTDASETRYQSAIHPELCAVHPDEPFSFSEKAYVLPRGDSQFKEYVDQWVHLATHDGTYKKYEDEWMKR; encoded by the coding sequence GTGAGACGTACCGTCACGCTGTCCGCCCTCGCCGCCGTGCTCGCCGCCACCGCCGCCGGTTCGGCGCTGGCCGTCGGCTCCACCTCGCAACCCACCGCACAGGCCGAGTCGGCGCGGGCGAACGCCGCCGACCGCGCCCGGCAGCAGCGCGGCACCCTGCTGGACCGGGTCCCCGAGCGCGGGGTGCTGCGGGTGTGCACCACGGGCGACTACCGGCCCTTCAGCCATCGCGACCCCAAGTCCGGGGCCTACACCGGTATCGACATCAAGATGGCCGGGGACCTCGCCGAGAGCCTGGACGCCAAACCGAAGTACGTGCCCACCACCTGGGCCACCCTCGTGGACGACCTCGCCGCCGGGCGCTGCGACGTGGGCATGGGCGGGGTGTCGGTGACCCTGGCCCGCGCCCGTAAGGCGTCCTTCAGCGAGCCGTACCTCACCGACGGCAAGACGCCGATCGTGCGCTGCGAGGACAAGGACAAGTACCGGACGCTGGAGGAGATCGACCAGCCCGGCGTACGGGTCGTGGTCAACCCGGGCGGCACCAATGAGCAGTTCGCCCGAGCCCATATCAAACAGGCCACCCTCACCGTCCATCCGGACAACACCACGATCTTCGACGAGATCATCGCGGGCCGTGCCGATGTGATGATGACGGACGCCAGCGAGACCCGCTATCAGTCCGCCATCCACCCCGAGCTGTGCGCGGTCCACCCCGACGAGCCGTTCTCCTTCTCCGAGAAGGCGTACGTACTGCCGCGCGGCGACTCCCAGTTCAAGGAGTACGTCGATCAGTGGGTCCATCTGGCCACCCACGACGGTACGTACAAGAAGTACGAGGATGAGTGGATGAAGCGATGA
- a CDS encoding bifunctional 4-hydroxy-2-oxoglutarate aldolase/2-dehydro-3-deoxy-phosphogluconate aldolase, translating to MYRWEITRAALAQRVLAIVRSDSYDHAHATADSLLSAGITSLEISLTTPFALEAVTTLIREVGDDAVIGAGTVLDGASARMAVDAGARFLVSPSLDPEVIRTGHRYGLPVFPGVATPTEAVRAMELGADALKLFPASAYGPRWVSDVRAALPQAAVVPTGGVTLAEAPDWVAAGAVACGMGSALSEGDRDTVGKRAAELLARLADVAPPLDSPHEPY from the coding sequence GTGTACCGCTGGGAGATCACCCGGGCCGCGCTCGCGCAGCGCGTCCTCGCCATCGTCCGTAGCGACAGCTACGACCACGCCCACGCCACGGCGGACAGCCTGCTCTCCGCCGGTATCACCAGCCTGGAGATCTCGCTGACCACGCCCTTCGCCCTGGAGGCGGTCACCACCCTGATCCGGGAGGTCGGCGACGACGCGGTGATCGGCGCGGGCACGGTGCTCGATGGCGCCTCGGCCCGGATGGCGGTGGACGCGGGCGCCCGCTTCCTCGTCTCGCCGAGTCTGGACCCCGAGGTCATCCGCACCGGCCACCGCTATGGTCTGCCGGTCTTCCCCGGCGTGGCCACGCCCACCGAGGCGGTCCGCGCGATGGAGCTGGGCGCGGACGCCCTGAAGCTCTTCCCCGCCTCCGCCTACGGGCCCAGATGGGTCAGCGACGTACGGGCCGCGCTGCCACAGGCCGCCGTGGTCCCCACCGGCGGGGTGACCCTGGCCGAGGCCCCGGACTGGGTCGCGGCCGGGGCCGTCGCGTGCGGAATGGGCTCGGCGCTGTCCGAGGGCGACCGGGACACCGTGGGCAAGCGCGCCGCCGAACTGCTGGCCCGCCTCGCGGATGTGGCGCCCCCGCTGGACTCGCCGCACGAGCCTTACTGA
- a CDS encoding sugar kinase codes for MVAKGPEVVTCGEAMLLLLAEPGVPLDRAVHFRRSVAGAESNVAVGLARLGHGVRWLGRVGADPAGEAVLRELRADCVDVAHAIVDDHAPTGLLMRDSHAYRAIDVQYYRMGSAASRLTPEQIRPEALEGTQLLHLSGITPMLSPTAAAASRRLVELARAAGAKVSFDPNVRHKLGGAAQWAQTAGPLLRDADIVLAGEEELELLTAQPADEAARELLRGGAAEVVIKRADHSSTVLTADGGWDQSPHAVPVVDPIGAGDGFAAGYLSARLRGLHEDQALAEAACVAALVVQAATDTDGLPTAAARDRALAELSKGGDAVYR; via the coding sequence ATGGTGGCGAAGGGTCCGGAAGTGGTCACGTGCGGGGAGGCAATGCTTCTCCTGCTCGCCGAGCCCGGGGTTCCGCTGGACCGGGCCGTGCATTTCCGCAGGTCGGTGGCGGGAGCCGAATCCAATGTGGCCGTGGGTCTCGCCCGGCTCGGCCACGGTGTGCGCTGGCTCGGCCGGGTCGGCGCCGATCCCGCGGGGGAGGCGGTGCTGCGCGAGCTGCGCGCCGACTGTGTGGACGTCGCCCACGCGATCGTGGACGACCACGCGCCCACCGGGCTGCTGATGCGGGACAGCCATGCGTACCGCGCCATCGATGTGCAGTACTACCGCATGGGCTCGGCCGCCTCCCGGCTGACGCCCGAGCAGATACGCCCCGAGGCACTCGAAGGCACCCAACTGCTGCATCTGTCCGGGATCACGCCGATGCTCTCGCCGACCGCGGCGGCCGCGAGCCGCCGCCTGGTGGAGCTGGCCCGTGCGGCCGGGGCCAAGGTGTCCTTCGATCCGAACGTACGGCACAAGCTGGGCGGCGCGGCGCAGTGGGCGCAGACGGCGGGCCCGTTGCTGCGCGACGCCGACATCGTCCTCGCGGGCGAGGAGGAGTTGGAGCTGCTCACCGCCCAACCCGCCGACGAGGCCGCGCGGGAGCTGCTGCGCGGCGGGGCCGCCGAGGTCGTGATCAAGCGCGCCGACCACTCCTCGACCGTCCTCACCGCGGACGGCGGCTGGGACCAGTCGCCCCACGCGGTGCCGGTCGTCGACCCGATCGGCGCCGGTGACGGCTTCGCGGCCGGCTATCTGTCGGCGCGGCTGCGCGGGCTGCACGAGGACCAGGCGCTCGCCGAGGCGGCGTGCGTGGCCGCCCTGGTCGTCCAGGCCGCCACCGATACGGACGGGCTGCCCACCGCCGCCGCGCGGGACCGGGCGCTCGCCGAGCTGTCCAAGGGCGGGGACGCGGTATACCGCTGA
- a CDS encoding ribonuclease yields the protein MTIPPRIARIGALGALVSTLLIGGAATAATAVTPAASQTVASSQVIAAVGDICYSDLPSQAHDTLDLIEKGGPYPFPQDGTVFQNREGVLPSQSSGYYHEYTVITPGSDDRGARRIVTGKQTDEDYYTADHYASFDLVDRGC from the coding sequence ATGACAATCCCCCCACGGATCGCCCGCATCGGTGCCCTCGGTGCCCTCGTCTCGACGCTGCTCATCGGCGGCGCGGCCACCGCGGCCACCGCCGTCACCCCGGCGGCATCGCAGACCGTTGCGTCGTCGCAGGTCATCGCCGCCGTTGGCGACATCTGCTACTCGGATCTGCCCTCCCAGGCCCATGACACCCTGGACCTGATCGAAAAGGGCGGCCCCTACCCGTTCCCGCAGGACGGCACCGTCTTCCAGAACCGTGAAGGCGTCCTTCCGTCCCAGTCCTCCGGCTACTACCACGAGTACACCGTGATCACCCCGGGCTCCGACGACCGTGGCGCCCGGCGCATCGTCACCGGTAAGCAGACGGACGAGGACTACTACACCGCGGACCACTACGCCTCGTTCGACCTGGTGGACCGCGGCTGCTGA
- a CDS encoding helix-turn-helix domain-containing protein: MNPLPHGLAEWPTGGPADGDPGGPSAELPTVAPRLRDLRRRSGLTLEAAAHRVGLSPAHLSRLETGRRQPSLPMLLTLARTYGTTVSDLLGEVPAERDPVVRADRMEAQEAGGWTYWQAGGSGRAMQALRLHVPERSAAQEDLVRVHPGEEWLYVLGGRLRLTLGETVHALSAGDAAHFDSLTPHRIAAASPGGVDLLFVHTLLQSGAAELCLGDAVRRGRPGTP; this comes from the coding sequence ATGAACCCGCTCCCCCACGGGCTCGCCGAGTGGCCCACGGGCGGACCGGCCGACGGTGACCCCGGCGGACCGTCCGCCGAGCTGCCCACCGTCGCTCCCCGCCTGCGTGACCTGCGGCGACGCAGCGGTCTGACGCTCGAGGCCGCCGCCCATCGGGTCGGGCTCTCCCCCGCGCATCTGTCCCGGCTGGAGACGGGCCGCCGCCAGCCCTCGCTCCCGATGCTGCTGACCCTGGCCCGTACCTACGGAACAACGGTATCCGACCTGCTGGGCGAGGTGCCCGCGGAGCGGGACCCGGTCGTACGGGCCGACCGCATGGAGGCGCAGGAGGCGGGCGGCTGGACCTACTGGCAGGCCGGCGGGTCCGGCCGGGCCATGCAGGCGCTGCGGCTGCACGTACCGGAGCGCTCCGCCGCCCAGGAGGACCTGGTGCGGGTCCACCCCGGCGAGGAGTGGCTCTACGTCCTGGGGGGCCGGCTGCGGCTGACGCTCGGCGAGACCGTGCACGCCCTCTCCGCGGGCGACGCGGCCCACTTCGACTCGCTCACCCCGCACCGCATCGCCGCCGCCTCGCCCGGGGGCGTGGATCTGCTCTTCGTCCACACGCTGCTGCAGAGCGGCGCGGCCGAGCTGTGCCTCGGCGACGCCGTTCGCCGAGGAAGGCCCGGTACGCCATGA
- a CDS encoding DUF6126 family protein codes for MSAAKPIDAAAATDAPMTPATPARSGPNEEDRAPMTFTVRVFIYLVGVHFIAAFLFFLFYVAGAK; via the coding sequence ATGAGTGCGGCCAAGCCGATCGATGCGGCCGCTGCGACCGATGCCCCGATGACCCCCGCGACACCGGCCCGGTCCGGCCCGAACGAGGAGGACCGGGCGCCGATGACCTTCACCGTGCGGGTCTTCATCTACCTCGTGGGCGTCCACTTCATCGCCGCTTTTCTCTTCTTCCTCTTCTACGTGGCGGGCGCGAAATAA
- a CDS encoding AIM24 family protein, giving the protein MTLRQEIVGNAMQMAVCTLHPGQTVYCEAGKFLFKTSNVTMETRLSGPAGGGGQAAGGSGGSGAGGGMGGMLRQAMGTAMQVGQRALAGESLAFQYFTATGGEGTVGFAGVLPGEMRALELDGARAWFAEKDAFVAAESTVEFGIAFQGGKTGRSGGEGFILEKFAGHGTVIICGAGNFIDLNPADFGGRIEVDTGCIVAFEEGIQYGVQRIGGLNRQGLMNAVFGGEGLSLATLEGNGRVILQSLTIEGLANALKKAQGGDKQGPTGGMFSTHAG; this is encoded by the coding sequence GTGACCCTGCGGCAAGAGATCGTCGGCAACGCCATGCAGATGGCGGTCTGCACCCTCCACCCGGGGCAGACCGTCTACTGCGAGGCCGGAAAGTTCCTGTTCAAGACGTCGAACGTGACGATGGAGACTCGGCTGTCCGGGCCCGCCGGGGGCGGCGGTCAGGCCGCCGGGGGCAGCGGTGGGAGCGGCGCGGGCGGTGGCATGGGCGGGATGCTGCGCCAGGCCATGGGCACCGCGATGCAGGTGGGGCAGCGGGCGCTGGCGGGGGAGTCGCTGGCGTTCCAGTACTTCACCGCCACCGGTGGCGAGGGCACCGTCGGCTTCGCGGGGGTGCTGCCCGGCGAGATGCGGGCGCTGGAGCTGGACGGGGCGCGGGCGTGGTTCGCGGAGAAGGACGCCTTCGTGGCGGCCGAGTCCACCGTGGAGTTCGGGATCGCCTTCCAGGGCGGGAAGACCGGGCGCAGCGGCGGCGAGGGGTTCATCCTGGAGAAGTTCGCCGGGCACGGCACCGTGATCATCTGCGGCGCGGGCAACTTCATCGATCTCAACCCGGCCGATTTCGGCGGCCGGATCGAGGTCGACACGGGCTGCATCGTGGCCTTCGAGGAGGGCATCCAGTACGGCGTGCAGCGCATCGGCGGGCTCAACCGCCAGGGGCTGATGAACGCGGTCTTCGGCGGTGAGGGGCTGTCGCTGGCCACGCTGGAGGGCAACGGGCGGGTGATCCTCCAGTCGCTCACCATCGAGGGCCTGGCGAACGCCCTGAAGAAGGCGCAGGGCGGCGACAAGCAGGGGCCGACGGGCGGGATGTTCTCCACCCACGCGGGGTGA
- a CDS encoding SCO6745 family protein produces the protein MSTSAATTARTMWALYEPIHAVAYFAPEARAAYADAGLRGFWRGYFAGRAAPLGPVGPEPVVASFFTFAPAMVARALPDVWSLAAPERALELRRAGAAAALTRLLAGYEREVERATEALVPRAAGLDGSGRVLAAANGALDFPDKPVERLWHAATLLREHRGDGHVAALVAAGLDGCEALVLRSAVDVPRAELQPHRGWTDQEWDAAAQRLTDRGLLTPDATATEAGHDLLRTAETATDQAAERPWRPLTPEQATTLVRLLTPLTTACATALRFPNPIGLPKPTG, from the coding sequence ATGAGCACGAGCGCCGCGACGACCGCCCGCACGATGTGGGCCCTCTACGAGCCGATCCACGCGGTCGCGTACTTCGCCCCGGAAGCCCGGGCCGCGTACGCGGACGCCGGGCTCCGCGGCTTCTGGCGCGGCTACTTCGCGGGCCGTGCCGCGCCTCTCGGGCCGGTCGGACCGGAGCCCGTCGTGGCGTCCTTCTTCACCTTCGCCCCCGCGATGGTGGCCCGAGCCCTGCCCGACGTCTGGTCCCTGGCCGCCCCCGAGCGCGCCCTGGAACTCCGCCGCGCGGGCGCCGCGGCCGCCCTCACCCGGCTGCTCGCCGGGTACGAGCGCGAGGTGGAGCGCGCCACCGAGGCTCTGGTCCCCCGCGCCGCGGGTCTGGACGGCTCCGGCCGGGTGCTGGCCGCCGCGAACGGCGCCCTGGACTTTCCCGACAAACCGGTCGAGCGGCTGTGGCATGCGGCGACCCTGCTGCGCGAGCACCGCGGCGACGGCCATGTCGCGGCCCTCGTCGCCGCCGGTCTCGACGGCTGCGAAGCCCTCGTCCTCCGCTCCGCCGTGGACGTCCCCCGCGCCGAACTCCAGCCCCACCGCGGCTGGACCGACCAGGAGTGGGACGCCGCCGCCCAGCGCCTGACCGACCGCGGCCTACTTACGCCGGACGCCACCGCGACGGAGGCCGGACACGATCTCCTCCGCACGGCCGAGACCGCCACGGACCAGGCGGCGGAACGCCCGTGGCGCCCCCTGACCCCCGAGCAGGCGACAACCCTGGTCCGCCTCCTCACCCCCCTCACCACCGCCTGCGCCACCGCCCTCCGCTTCCCCAACCCGATCGGGCTCCCGAAGCCGACGGGGTGA
- a CDS encoding EF-hand domain-containing protein — translation MKAAARKVFDAYDLDADGQITAKEYQQVVAELRGEHLTDEQAQRFIDVLDADGDGTMSFEEFWAPMQGGAA, via the coding sequence ATGAAGGCGGCCGCGCGCAAGGTCTTCGATGCGTACGACCTCGATGCCGACGGGCAGATAACCGCCAAGGAATACCAGCAGGTCGTCGCCGAGCTGCGTGGCGAGCACCTCACCGACGAGCAGGCGCAACGATTCATCGACGTACTCGACGCGGACGGCGACGGCACGATGTCGTTCGAGGAGTTCTGGGCCCCGATGCAGGGCGGCGCGGCCTGA